From the Oleiphilus messinensis genome, one window contains:
- a CDS encoding diguanylate cyclase: MNKFLLVEDSALVVKVINHLLKTSTDLAAEVATSKKQAIEMLRTAKRSEYVAAVVDLHLPDAPDGEVVDLTLKLGLPTIVLTGSLNEHTRDQMIDKPIVDYIVKESRFSYEYVLKLLRRLLKNKEIDVLVVDDSVTSRTYLKQLLNNQQLRVHEASDGTEAIALLQQDPNIQLLITDYHMPNMNGIELVKNIRQNTTFDDLVIIGISSHDTNGLSAQFIKNGANDFLTKPFSNEEFQCRVIHNLEALENIRKIKQAAHTDYLTNLPNRRYFQSKANEILDQHKSKPGICTLAIIDIDHFKRINDQYGHDAGDQVLIEFSDLIAQGFQRFTFARAGGEEFYLLLPGLKTAQAIKLIENFREMIEDHLILLEQDSLTITFSAGLAGFNGESLPELMRVADARLYSAKNSGRNQLCWED; the protein is encoded by the coding sequence ATGAACAAGTTCCTCTTGGTGGAAGACAGCGCCCTCGTTGTTAAAGTGATCAATCACTTGCTGAAAACATCTACGGACCTTGCTGCCGAAGTTGCAACATCCAAAAAACAAGCAATCGAGATGCTTAGAACGGCAAAACGCTCAGAATATGTTGCAGCCGTAGTGGATTTGCACCTTCCGGATGCTCCGGACGGGGAAGTTGTTGATTTAACCCTGAAACTGGGCCTGCCAACGATAGTCCTCACCGGGAGCTTAAACGAACACACCCGAGACCAGATGATTGACAAGCCGATTGTCGATTACATTGTTAAAGAGAGTCGCTTCTCTTACGAATATGTATTGAAACTATTGCGACGGCTATTGAAAAACAAGGAAATTGACGTACTGGTCGTCGACGACTCTGTAACTTCCCGTACGTACCTGAAACAGCTTTTGAACAACCAACAGCTTCGCGTTCATGAAGCCAGCGACGGTACAGAGGCAATTGCTTTATTACAGCAGGACCCAAACATTCAACTTTTGATCACCGACTACCACATGCCAAACATGAACGGCATCGAGCTGGTTAAGAATATCCGCCAAAATACCACTTTTGACGATCTGGTAATCATCGGCATTTCCTCCCACGACACCAACGGCTTATCCGCACAATTCATTAAAAACGGTGCAAATGACTTTTTGACCAAGCCTTTTAGCAACGAAGAATTCCAATGCCGGGTCATTCACAACCTGGAAGCATTGGAAAATATTCGTAAAATCAAGCAGGCCGCACACACCGATTACCTGACAAACCTGCCGAACCGACGCTACTTCCAAAGCAAAGCAAACGAAATTCTCGATCAACACAAGTCCAAACCGGGCATCTGCACACTGGCCATTATCGACATTGATCATTTCAAACGGATCAATGATCAATACGGCCATGACGCGGGAGACCAGGTTTTGATTGAATTCAGCGACCTGATTGCCCAAGGGTTTCAGCGTTTTACATTTGCCCGGGCTGGTGGTGAAGAATTCTATTTACTATTGCCAGGCCTGAAAACTGCGCAAGCAATCAAACTGATTGAAAACTTCCGGGAAATGATTGAAGACCACTTGATTTTGCTGGAACAGGACAGCCTGACCATAACATTTTCTGCAGGGCTGGCAGGCTTTAACGGAGAAAGCCTGCCAGAATTGATGCGTGTCGCCGACGCTCGCCTCTATTCCGCAAAAAACAGTGGGCGCAATCAACTTTGCTGGGAAGATTAA
- the purU gene encoding formyltetrahydrofolate deformylase: protein MERTFRLVVSCPDRVGIVAKVSNFLATYNGWITEASHHADPQAGWFFMRNEIKASSMPFELDNFRIAFEPIANEFGMKWHVEDSNKPKKVILLASKESHCLADLLHRYTDKELNAEIVAVVSNHTDLKRMVDWHNIPFHHVPVNKENKAEAFAEIGRLFGQYEVDVIVLARYMQILPADLCEQYSGQILNIHHSFLPSFAGARPYHQAYNRGVKLIGATCHYVTQDLDEGPIIDQDVIRVGHNHTIEDMVRLGRDVEKNVLARGLRYHLEDRVIVCENKTVVFS, encoded by the coding sequence ATGGAAAGAACGTTCAGATTGGTGGTGTCGTGCCCTGATCGAGTTGGGATTGTGGCAAAGGTCAGTAATTTCCTGGCCACGTATAATGGTTGGATTACCGAGGCGAGTCATCATGCTGATCCGCAGGCGGGCTGGTTTTTTATGCGCAATGAAATAAAAGCCAGTTCCATGCCGTTTGAGTTGGATAATTTCCGCATCGCATTTGAGCCGATAGCGAATGAGTTCGGCATGAAGTGGCATGTGGAAGATTCGAACAAGCCGAAAAAGGTTATTCTTCTGGCGAGCAAGGAATCCCATTGTCTGGCGGATTTGCTGCATCGTTACACCGATAAAGAGTTGAATGCAGAAATTGTTGCGGTGGTCTCGAATCATACCGACCTCAAGCGTATGGTAGACTGGCATAATATTCCCTTTCATCATGTACCCGTAAACAAGGAAAATAAAGCGGAAGCCTTCGCTGAAATCGGGCGTTTGTTTGGGCAATATGAGGTGGATGTGATCGTGCTTGCCAGATATATGCAGATCTTGCCAGCAGATTTGTGTGAGCAATATTCAGGGCAGATTTTAAACATTCATCACAGCTTTCTCCCTTCTTTCGCCGGTGCCCGACCTTATCATCAGGCATACAATCGCGGTGTGAAGTTGATCGGCGCAACCTGTCATTATGTTACCCAGGATCTTGATGAAGGCCCGATCATAGATCAGGATGTCATTCGTGTTGGTCACAACCATACCATTGAGGATATGGTTCGTCTGGGGCGTGATGTTGAGAAAAATGTTCTGGCCAGAGGTTTGCGTTACCATCTTGAGGATCGCGTAATTGTTTGTGAGAACAAAACGGTGGTCTTCTCTTAG
- a CDS encoding 4a-hydroxytetrahydrobiopterin dehydratase, translated as MATLAEQECEVCRVGAPTVPEEEWPVLLAELPEWSIEKGVENCLSRVFVFKNFAQALQFTNQVGAVAESEGHHPLLITEWGRVTVKWWTHKIGGLHKTDFIMAARTDKLV; from the coding sequence ATGGCAACATTGGCAGAGCAGGAATGTGAGGTTTGCAGAGTGGGTGCACCAACGGTGCCAGAAGAAGAGTGGCCAGTATTGTTGGCGGAGTTGCCTGAGTGGTCAATAGAAAAAGGGGTTGAAAACTGCCTGTCCAGGGTGTTTGTTTTCAAAAATTTTGCGCAAGCCCTGCAGTTCACTAACCAGGTTGGCGCTGTGGCCGAATCAGAAGGGCATCATCCCCTGTTGATTACGGAGTGGGGCAGGGTCACGGTAAAATGGTGGACACACAAGATTGGCGGGCTGCACAAAACAGACTTTATCATGGCTGCACGGACAGATAAGTTGGTTTGA
- a CDS encoding fumarate hydratase: MTVIRQDDLIESVADALQFISYYHPKDFIDAVYEAYQREESPAAKDAMAQILINSRMCAQGHRPICQDTGIVTVFIKVGMNVQWDANMSVDDMINEGVRRAYTHPDNVLRASILADPAGARKNTKDNTPAVIHYEIVPGDTVDVQVAAKGGGSENKSKMVMLNPSDSIVDWVVKTVPTMGAGWCPPGMLGLGIGGTAEKAAVMAKESLMDPIDIHELRERGPQNRVEELRLEIMDRVNELGIGAQGLGGLTTVLDIKIKDYPTHAASLPVAMIPNCAATRHAHFVLDGSGPSLQTPPNLDDWPDITWEVGEGVKRINMNTVTKEEIAALKPGDTVLLSGKMLTGRDAAHKKMVEMLANGEKLPVDLKNRFIYYVGPVDPVREEVVGPAGPTTSTRMDKFTHTMLKETGLVGMIGKAERGPVAIEAIREFGAVYLMAVGGAAYLVSKAVKSAEVVAFPELGMEAIYEFDVEDMPVSVAVDSQGTSVHQTGPQLWRDKIIAAKG; this comes from the coding sequence ATGACAGTTATACGCCAGGATGACCTGATCGAAAGTGTGGCGGATGCACTTCAATTCATTTCCTACTATCACCCGAAAGATTTTATAGACGCAGTTTACGAAGCCTACCAGCGTGAGGAGTCACCTGCGGCTAAGGATGCGATGGCACAAATTTTGATCAATTCGCGAATGTGTGCTCAAGGACATCGTCCGATTTGTCAGGATACGGGAATAGTTACGGTATTCATCAAGGTTGGCATGAATGTTCAGTGGGATGCGAACATGAGTGTGGATGACATGATAAATGAAGGTGTTCGCCGTGCTTATACGCACCCGGACAATGTATTGCGTGCCTCTATTCTGGCAGATCCGGCGGGTGCCCGGAAAAATACCAAAGATAACACGCCTGCAGTAATTCATTACGAGATTGTGCCTGGTGATACTGTAGATGTGCAAGTCGCGGCCAAGGGGGGCGGTAGTGAGAATAAGTCCAAGATGGTGATGCTGAACCCTAGTGACAGTATTGTGGATTGGGTGGTCAAAACGGTGCCAACCATGGGTGCTGGCTGGTGTCCTCCAGGCATGCTGGGTCTGGGGATTGGCGGTACCGCTGAGAAAGCGGCCGTAATGGCAAAAGAGTCATTAATGGATCCAATCGATATTCATGAACTCCGCGAGCGTGGGCCGCAAAATCGTGTTGAAGAATTGCGGCTTGAGATTATGGATAGAGTGAACGAACTTGGTATAGGTGCTCAGGGCTTGGGTGGGTTAACTACTGTTCTGGACATCAAGATTAAAGACTATCCCACACACGCCGCCTCGTTGCCTGTTGCCATGATTCCGAATTGTGCGGCCACGCGCCACGCACACTTCGTGCTCGATGGTAGTGGTCCTTCACTGCAAACGCCACCCAACCTGGATGATTGGCCAGATATTACTTGGGAAGTCGGTGAAGGCGTCAAGCGTATTAATATGAATACGGTTACCAAAGAGGAAATCGCGGCGTTGAAGCCGGGTGACACCGTGTTGCTGTCCGGTAAGATGCTTACCGGTCGTGATGCTGCCCATAAAAAGATGGTAGAAATGCTTGCGAATGGCGAGAAGCTGCCTGTCGATTTGAAAAACCGGTTTATCTACTATGTGGGGCCGGTAGACCCGGTGAGAGAAGAGGTGGTGGGCCCCGCAGGTCCGACAACGTCAACACGAATGGATAAATTTACCCATACCATGCTCAAAGAAACCGGTTTGGTGGGGATGATTGGTAAAGCTGAGCGTGGGCCGGTTGCAATTGAAGCTATCCGGGAGTTTGGTGCGGTTTATCTGATGGCAGTGGGTGGTGCTGCCTATCTGGTGTCGAAAGCGGTCAAGTCTGCTGAAGTGGTTGCCTTTCCTGAATTGGGTATGGAGGCAATTTATGAATTTGATGTGGAAGATATGCCAGTATCCGTAGCTGTTGACAGTCAAGGCACGTCAGTGCACCAGACTGGCCCGCAGTTGTGGAGAGACAAGATTATCGCTGCTAAAGGTTAG